One Chitinophagales bacterium DNA segment encodes these proteins:
- a CDS encoding co-chaperone GroES produces MSKVSLKPLADRVLVKPADAEEKTKGGIIIPDTAKEKPMKGKVIAVGNGKKDEPMTVKAGDTVLYGKYAGTEITIDSDEYLIMRESDIFAIV; encoded by the coding sequence ATGTCAAAAGTAAGCCTCAAACCACTGGCTGACCGCGTATTGGTAAAACCTGCGGATGCCGAAGAAAAAACAAAGGGCGGGATCATCATTCCCGATACAGCAAAGGAAAAGCCTATGAAGGGTAAAGTAATCGCTGTAGGAAATGGTAAGAAAGATGAACCGATGACGGTGAAAGCCGGCGATACGGTGCTTTACGGAAAATATGCCGGAACAGAAATTACCATCGATAGCGATGAATACCTGATCATGCGTGAATCAGACATTTTTGCTATTGTCTAA
- a CDS encoding T9SS type A sorting domain-containing protein, protein MKKLLLLAAFSLLCFRHSFAQYPLVSIHDLQYIDAPSLAAGIDTSIYYKDTVQVEGIVTFDPCDYGLSTTGSRVGTWLQDAAGGAFNGVHVLIDAAAIGLSNLNTLNNDVQFIDNFQVGNKVKCTGIVSSFGLSSAPVPGNTQILILPVASSITGIGQSIPAPPVVNISDFSQNDGTGGQIIQRTTGEQWEGTYVQFNNVQVVDISYGTGSSTGRVFWSIQDQAGNKIQIRDVSGWMRNDTSDNFCTSSGSNTPVLWDVAPYANATISFVRGQIVEYCSTTTGCSYAVSPRDFNDIGVVTAAPPIISNLQLSNPVPSTTETQTVSATITDVDGTVSGATLYYSVGLGNTTFSTVAMSGAGSSWSGTIPAITTDSVYVNYWIKAVDNSGNHANYPDSLATGTFYWVNNSGINSIKDVQWNPTGSGTPVYANKTISDINIEGIVMSTTGFLDLGYVTIQDGVGPWSGIFMRGQNLSTLHRGDKIKITKAKIYENFNVTYLDSTTYSLVSSGNPLFDVYTGLSTESVRLGVFDQTEPYEGSLVGFNNVYVVNQNPDDPSTFGEWSVDVNTTDNIGMRCDDYSNDIGFDFGLDSLALNQQLDYIYGIMYFSFSNWKLMPRNKSDIDGYQTLTGIDNDPLHIINGISVFPNPSSGNFNVAFDLKSTESLNIQLLDVSGRIIRQIAETYKAGLNRVDVTTAALSNGIYCLQLKGNGFSYATKVVVAK, encoded by the coding sequence ATGAAGAAATTATTACTCCTTGCCGCTTTTTCCCTGTTGTGCTTCCGGCACTCTTTTGCACAATACCCATTGGTCAGCATTCATGACCTTCAGTATATAGATGCTCCGAGCCTGGCAGCCGGCATTGATACTTCCATTTATTACAAGGACACGGTACAGGTAGAAGGCATTGTAACATTTGATCCGTGTGATTATGGCTTAAGCACTACCGGCAGCCGCGTTGGCACCTGGTTGCAGGATGCAGCAGGAGGAGCGTTTAACGGTGTTCATGTACTGATAGATGCTGCAGCTATAGGGCTTTCAAATCTGAATACCTTGAATAATGACGTTCAGTTTATTGATAATTTCCAGGTGGGTAATAAAGTAAAATGTACAGGTATCGTTAGCAGCTTCGGACTGTCGAGTGCGCCTGTTCCGGGTAATACGCAAATCCTGATTTTGCCGGTCGCATCGTCCATTACAGGTATCGGGCAATCCATTCCTGCGCCGCCTGTTGTGAATATCAGTGACTTCAGCCAGAATGATGGTACCGGCGGACAAATCATTCAAAGAACTACCGGAGAGCAGTGGGAAGGTACCTATGTGCAGTTTAATAACGTGCAGGTAGTAGATATCTCTTATGGAACCGGCAGCAGCACCGGCAGGGTATTCTGGAGCATTCAGGATCAGGCAGGAAATAAAATTCAGATCAGGGATGTCTCGGGCTGGATGCGCAATGATACAAGTGACAATTTTTGCACCTCTTCAGGAAGTAATACGCCTGTCCTTTGGGATGTTGCCCCGTATGCGAATGCAACAATTTCCTTTGTGCGCGGACAGATTGTCGAATACTGTTCTACTACCACCGGTTGTTCTTATGCAGTTTCACCTAGGGATTTTAATGATATAGGTGTTGTTACCGCTGCACCGCCTATCATCAGCAACCTGCAGCTCAGCAACCCTGTTCCATCCACCACTGAAACACAAACTGTTTCCGCCACCATCACCGATGTTGATGGCACGGTGTCCGGCGCAACACTCTACTATTCTGTTGGATTAGGCAACACAACTTTTTCCACTGTGGCAATGTCTGGCGCCGGATCAAGCTGGAGTGGTACGATTCCCGCCATCACAACAGACAGTGTTTATGTTAATTACTGGATAAAAGCAGTAGACAATTCCGGTAACCACGCCAATTATCCTGATTCGCTGGCTACCGGAACTTTCTATTGGGTGAATAATAGTGGCATCAATTCCATCAAAGATGTTCAATGGAATCCGACCGGCAGTGGAACACCGGTGTATGCCAATAAGACCATCAGCGATATCAATATTGAAGGTATTGTGATGTCAACAACCGGATTTCTGGATCTAGGTTATGTAACGATTCAGGATGGTGTGGGGCCATGGAGTGGCATCTTTATGCGCGGGCAGAACCTGAGCACATTGCATCGTGGTGATAAGATAAAAATTACGAAGGCGAAAATCTATGAGAATTTCAATGTAACCTATCTCGACAGTACTACTTATTCCCTGGTTTCTTCCGGTAACCCTTTGTTTGATGTATATACTGGATTGAGCACTGAATCGGTACGGCTGGGTGTTTTTGATCAGACCGAGCCATATGAAGGTTCACTTGTTGGATTTAATAATGTGTATGTAGTGAACCAAAACCCTGACGATCCGAGCACCTTTGGCGAATGGTCGGTGGATGTCAACACAACGGACAACATCGGCATGCGGTGTGATGATTATTCAAACGATATCGGCTTTGATTTTGGTCTCGATTCCCTTGCACTGAATCAGCAATTAGACTACATCTACGGCATTATGTATTTCAGCTTCAGCAACTGGAAGCTTATGCCACGAAATAAGAGTGACATTGATGGGTATCAGACACTCACCGGCATCGATAATGATCCTCTGCATATCATCAATGGCATATCAGTATTTCCGAATCCATCTTCAGGAAATTTTAATGTTGCCTTTGACCTGAAATCCACGGAATCACTCAATATTCAGCTGCTTGATGTTTCAGGCAGAATAATCCGCCAGATTGCTGAAACCTATAAAGCCGGATTAAACCGGGTGGATGTAACCACTGCTGCACTGTCTAACGGAATCTATTGCCTGCAGCTAAAAGGCAATGGTTTCAGTTATGCTACAAAAGTGGTTGTGGCAAAATAA